A single region of the Verrucomicrobiia bacterium genome encodes:
- a CDS encoding MqnA/MqnD/SBP family protein: MPATQQQTIRFGHSPDPDDAFMFYAFAKNKIPMDGFQVDHVIEDIESLNQRALKAELEVTAVSCHAYAYLADKYAVMRSGGSIGDKYGPIVVAPKGTFPGQPLRGKRIAIPGKLTTAFLVLQLYEKNIVPVFVPFDQIFDAVREGKADMGLIIHEGQLTYKDEGFEKRVDLGEWWHQTTGLPLPLGVDIIRRDLGADIMQRFARLFKKSIQYSLDNRAPALEYAIQYGRGLAEDLNDQFVGMYVNDATVDMGDKGLRGFQTLLDQGYEQRLIPHRIKIDLVG; this comes from the coding sequence ATGCCAGCCACCCAGCAGCAGACCATCCGTTTCGGCCACAGCCCTGATCCTGACGACGCGTTCATGTTCTATGCCTTTGCCAAAAACAAGATTCCCATGGACGGGTTCCAGGTCGATCACGTCATCGAGGATATCGAGAGCCTGAACCAGCGCGCGCTCAAGGCGGAGCTGGAAGTGACGGCCGTATCCTGCCATGCCTATGCCTACCTGGCGGACAAATACGCGGTCATGCGTTCCGGCGGCAGCATCGGCGATAAATACGGGCCCATCGTCGTGGCCCCAAAAGGGACTTTTCCCGGCCAGCCTTTGAGAGGGAAGAGGATCGCCATTCCCGGCAAGCTGACGACGGCCTTTCTCGTGCTGCAGCTCTATGAAAAAAATATCGTCCCGGTCTTTGTTCCTTTTGACCAGATTTTTGATGCGGTCCGCGAAGGCAAAGCCGATATGGGGCTCATCATCCACGAAGGGCAGCTTACCTATAAAGATGAGGGCTTCGAAAAGAGAGTGGACTTGGGCGAATGGTGGCATCAGACCACAGGGCTTCCTCTTCCGCTGGGAGTGGACATTATCCGCAGGGACCTCGGCGCGGACATCATGCAAAGGTTCGCGCGCCTTTTCAAAAAAAGCATCCAATATTCTCTCGATAACCGAGCGCCGGCGCTCGAGTACGCGATTCAATACGGCCGCGGACTCGCGGAAGATCTTAACGACCAGTTCGTCGGCATGTACGTCAACGACGCCACAGTGGACATGGGCGACAAAGGCCTTCGCGGTTTCCAGACTCTCCTCGATCAAGGGTACGAACAACGCCTGATTCCTCACCGCATCAAGATCGACCTCGTTGGATAG